One stretch of Arachis hypogaea cultivar Tifrunner chromosome 20, arahy.Tifrunner.gnm2.J5K5, whole genome shotgun sequence DNA includes these proteins:
- the LOC140183236 gene encoding uncharacterized protein — translation MAEFVVLRDSTTYNVIMGRKTINEFSAVICTKFLVMKFVTDDGVVGSIRGDVEMTIACDNTSLSLRKRSKEAAGVFLANLDARLDENPRPKPQGDLEKFRFGDSEEKFTFVNRNLPHNLKEPLMKTMRANGNLFAWTPADMPGVDPNFMSHQLAIKLDTKSVAQRRRKMSQEIANEVAKQTASLLDAEFIREFEYSTWLSNVVLVKKANGKWKMCVDYSDLNKACPKDSFPLPNIDALVDAAA, via the coding sequence ATGGCGGAGTTCGTCGTCTTACGAGACTCCACAACTTACAATGTTATTATGGGAAGAAAGACAATCAACGAATTCTCGGCTGTAAtatgcactaagtttttggtcATGAAATTCGTCACAGATGATGGGGTCGTCGGATCCATAAGAGGTGATGTGGAAATGACCATTGCATGCGATAACACCAGCCTTTCCCTGAGAAAGAGGTCGAAGGAGGCAGCCGGTGTTTTTCTGGCCAATTTAGATGCAAGGCTAGACGAGAACCCGAGGCCAAAGCCCCAAGGTGACCTAGAGAAGTTTCGATTTGGGGACTCGGAGGAAAAGTTTACCTTCGTGAATAGAAATCTCCCCCACAACCTAAAGGAGCCTCTCATGAAGACTATGAGAGCGAACGGCAATCTCTTTGCCTGGACCCCAGCCGATATGCCAGGAGTGGACCCCAACTTCATGTCCCACCAGCTGGCCATAAAGCTGGACACCAAGTCCGTAGCACAGCGGAGGAGGAAAATGTCGCAGGAAATAGCAAACGAGGTGGCCAAGCAGACGGCCAGCCTGCTAGATGCCGAGTTTATAAGAGAGTTCGAGTACTCGACATGGCTGTCCAACGTAGTCCTTGTTAAGAAAGCCAACGGGAAGTGGAAAATGTGTGTGGACTACTCggacctcaataaagcctgccccaaagactcCTTTCCCCTCCCAAATATCGATGCCCTGGTCGACGCAGCAGCGTGA
- the LOC112786373 gene encoding uncharacterized protein, producing the protein MRLNPFKCAFAMETGKFLSFMITQRGIEANPDKCEVVLQMTSSGYVKDVQKLAGRLTALSCFLGTLATKALPFFNLMKKGIAFEWTPACEEAFDHFKRILSTPPILGKPKEGESLFLYLAVTDQALATALIREERKIQQPVYFVSKALQGAELRYTKLEKLAYGLLISSIRLKQYFQGHPVTVRTDQAIRQVLQILDLAGRMMAWAIKLPQYDLHYEPRHAIKAQEIVDFLVEVIGDPPEHTSTRWKLYMNGASNQAFGKAGIILESPAGMTYEQSVKFDFPVSNNPAEYEALIGGLLLAREVGALRVKVNSDSQIVTSQVNGTYQAKDSLLQKYLEMVKRLCEDFEEVMIQHVPRERNARADLLSKLASTKPGMGNRSLIQGLIKEASVTLCVIQALNPPSWIDPIRHFLENGKLPKGEWEARAVRREVTRGRHLGQRDTVRRQEVWGVPLKTGGQAEILFDRTPAETIPQSSTGETLFRLTYGVDAVIPIEIGKPSPRLLLGGVDEAVEKDLIDETREMIHLTETALKQRVPLRYNAKVLKRSFETGDLVLRRNDIGSLTPGEGKLAADWKGPYSLREVLGKGAYKLERLDGSEVPRT; encoded by the exons ATGAGGCTCAACCCCTTTAAGTGCGCTTTTGCCATGGAAACTGGGAAGTTTCTCAGCTTCATGATAACGCAAAGGGGGATAGAAGCCAACCCGGATAAGTGCGAAGTTGTCTTGCAAATGACAAGCTCGGGTTATGTTAAGGATGTGCAAAAATTGGCAGGAAGGCTCACTGCCCTATCTTGTTTCCTGGGCACATTGGCAACAAAGGCCCTCCCCTTCTTCAATCTGATGAAGAAAGGGATAGCCTTCGAATGGACCCCAGCATGTGAAGAAGCATTCGACCATTTCAAAAGGATATTATCAACACCTCCTATCCTCGGCAAGCCGAAAGAAGGGGAATCATTGTTCTTATACCTGGCAGTTACAGATCAAGCCCTAGCAACTGCCCTCATTCGAGAGGAACGCAAGATCCAGCAACCAGTATACTTTGTCAGTAAGGCACTCCAAGGAGCAGAGCTGAGGTACACTAAGTTAGAAAAATTGGCCTATGGCCTGTTGATCTCATCCATAAGGTTGAAACAATACTTCCAAGGGCACCCGGTCACTGTCAGGACCGACCAAGCCATTAGACAAGTTCTCCAGATACTTGATTTAGCGGGCCGCATGATGGCGTGGGCTATCAAGTTGCCCCAGTACGATTTGCACTACGAACCTAGGCATGCAATCAAGGCCCAAGAAATAGTGGACTTCCTGGTAGAGGTAATCGGTGACCCGCCCGAGCACACgagcacacggtggaagctctaTATGAACGGAGCTTCCAACCAGGCATTTGGAAAGGCAGGGATAATACTTGAAAGCCCAGCTGGAATGACTTACGAGCAATCAGTCAAGTTTGATTTCCCGGTATCTAACAATCCAgcggaatatgaagccttgataggGGGTCTACTCTTGGCCAGAGAGGTCGGGGCATTGCGGGTCAAAGTCAACAGCGACTCCCAGATCGTTACTTCCCAAGTTAATGGGACCTATCAGGCCAAAGATTCCCTACTCCAGAAGTATTTGGAGATGGTAAAAAGGTTAtgtgaagactttgaagaggtcaTGATTCAACATGTACCCAGAGAAAGAAACGCGAGGGCCGACCTCTTGTCAAAGTTAGCAAGTACAAAGCCAGGGATGGGAAACCGATCTCTGATCCAGGGGTTGATCAAGGAGGCGTCGGTAACCCTCTGTGTCATACAGGCACTGAACCCCCCCTCATGGATTGATCCAATCCGCCATTTCCTAGAAAATGGCAAGCTCCCTAAAGGCGAATGGGAAGCCAGGGCGGTAAGGCGGGAAGTAACCAG AggtcgtcatctcggacaacgggACACAGTTCGCAGACAGGAAGTTTGGGGAGTTCCTCTCAAGACTGGGGGTCAAGCAGAAATTCTCTTTGATAGAACACCCGCAGA GACGATACCCCAATCTTCTACCGGGGAAACCCTGTTTCGGCTTACTTATGGGGTCGACGCCGTCATCCCAATTGAAATCGGGAAACCAAGCCCGAGACTGCTCCTTGGGGGCGTAGACGAAGCGGTGGAGAAGGATCTGATTGACGAAACCAGGGAGATGATCCACTTGACAGAAACAGCGTTGAAGCAAAGAGTGCCTTTAAGATACAATGCCAAAGTGCTGAAGAGAAGCTTCGAGACAGGCGACCTGGTGTTGCGGAGAAATGACATCGGATCACTGACCCCAGGAGAAGGCAAGTTGGCAGCAGATTGGAAAGGCCCATACAGTTTAAGAGAAGTGCTCGGCAAAGGAGCTTACAAGCTGGAACGCTTGGATGGAAGCGAGGTACCCAGGACATGA
- the LOC112782570 gene encoding pantothenate kinase 2 — translation MAGLSEKPQALGIDQESAEANKNSSSNKKSVHNRLLEKDKEEGGQGGDMSPSAGSSIKRSGSRPQLDVSKAEIQGNVEEKYPTILLPNQSDDLSHLALDIGGSLIKLVYFSRHEDQSTDDKRKRSVKERLGLSNGNRRSFPILGGRLHFVKFETRKINECLDFINSKQLHRGGAESPYADGATDGNAIIKATGGGAYKYTDLFKERLGVSLDKEDEMDCLVAGANFLLKAIRHEAFTHMEGQKEFVQIDPNDLFPYLLVNIGSGVSMIKVDGDGKFERVSGTNVGGGTYWGLGRLLTKCKSFDELLELSQKGDNRTIDMLVGDIYGGLDYSKIGLSASTIASSFGKTISEKKELEDYRPEDISLSLLRMISYNIGQISYLNALRFGLKRIFFGGFFIRGHAYTMDTISFAVQFWSKGEAQAMFLRHEGFLGALGAFMSYEKHGLDDLMVHQLVERFPMGAPYTGGKIHGPPLGDLNEKISWMEKFLRKGTEITAPVPMTPAAGTTGLGGFDVPLSRGSSLRSDASALNVGVLHLVPTLDVFPLLEDPKTYEPNTIDLADPSELEYWFTILSEHLPDLVDKAVASEGRTDDAKRRGDAFARAFSAHLARLMEEPAAYGKLGLANLLEMREECLREFQFVDAYRSIKQRENEASLAVLPDLLMEIDSMDEETRLLTLIEGVLAANIFDWGSRACVDLYHKGTIIEIYRMSRNKMQRPWRVDDFDLFKERMLGTGDKKKPPHKRALLFVDNSGADIVLGMLPLARELLRRGTEVVLVANSLPALNDVTAMELPDIVAEAAKHCDTLRRAAEAGGLLVDAMINSSRSSKGKSSSVPLMVVENGCGSPCIDLRQVSSELAAAAKDADLIILEGMGRALHTNLNARFKCDALKLAMVKNQRLAEKLLKGNIYDCICKYEPAS, via the exons ATGGCTGGCTTATCAGAAAAACCTCAAGCTCTTGGAATTGACCAAGAAAGTGCTGAAGCTAATAAGAATAGCAGCAGCAACAAGAAGAGTGTACACAACAGGCTTTTGGAGAAGGACAAGGAAGAGGGAGGTCAAGGGGGTGATATGTCTCCTTCTGCTGGGAGCTCAATCAAGAGGTCAGGTTCAAGGCCTCAACTTGATGTTAGCAAAGCCGAGATTCAAGGGAATGTAGAAGAGAAGTATCCAACTATTTTGTTGCCAAATCAGTCTGATGACTTGTCTCACCTTGCTCTTGACATTGGAG GATCACTGATAAAGTTGGTATATTTCTCAAGACATGAAGACCAATCAACTGATGATAAAAGGAAGAGGAGTGTGAAGGAGAGACTTGGACTTTCTAATGGTAATAGGAGAAGCTTCCCTATTCTTGGTGGGAGGCTTCACTTTGTGAAGTTTGAGACAAGAAAGATTAATGAGTGCTTAGATTTCATTAATTCAAAGCAACTTCATCGAGGCG GGGCAGAATCACCGTACGCTGATGGTGCAACTGATGGGAATGCGATAATTAAG GCTACTGGTGGTGGAGCATACAAGTATACTGACCTTTTCAAAGAAAGACTTGGAGTTAGTCTGGACAAAGAAGATGAAATGGATTGTCTTGTTGCTGGAGCAAATTTCTTGCTAAAG GCAATTCGGCATGAAGCTTTCACACACATGGAAGGCCAGAAAGAGTTTGTTCAAATTGACCCTAATGACTTGTTTCCTTATCTACTAGTCAACATTGGATCTGGTGTTAGTATGATCAAG GTTGATGGAGATGGGAAATTTGAGAGAGTTAGTGGGACAAATGTTGGTGGTGGTACTTATTGGGGCTTGGGAAGACTGTTAACAAAGTGCAAGAG CTTTGACGAGTTGCTTGAGTTGAGTCAGAAAGGAGATAATAGAACTATTGATATGCTTGTTGGGGACATTTATGGTGGATTGGACTATTCTAAG ATTGGCCTATCAGCTTCCACTATTGCATCAAGCTTTGGAAAAACTATATCCGAAAAAAAGGAGCTTGAAGACTACAGACCCGAAGATATATCGCTCTCTCTTCTGAGGATGATATCATACAATATTGGCCAG ATATCCTACTTGAATGCATTGCGATTTGGGTTAAAACGTATCTTTTTTGGAGGATTTTTTATAAGGGGCCATGCCTATACCATGGACACTATTTCTTTTGCAGTTCAGTTCTG GTCCAAAGGGGAGGCACAAGCAATGTTCTTGCGACACGAAGGTTTCTTGGGAGCTTTAGGTGCATTTATGagttatgaaaaacatggtttagATGACCTCATGGTGCATCAGTTAGTCGAAAGGTTCCCAATGGGCGCTCCATATACAGGAGGCAAGATTCATGGCCCACCGCTTGGAGATTTGAATGAGAAG ATTTCGTGGATGGAGAAGTTTTTGCGGAAGGGAACTGAGATCACTGCGCCTGTTCCAATGACACCAGCTGCTGGAACTACTGGACTTGGTGGTTTTGATGTTCCACTATCAAGAGGAAGTTCTCTACGGTCCGATGCAAGTGCTTTGAATGTTGGTGTTCTCCATCTTGTCCCCACTTTGGATGTGTTCCCATTGTTAGAAGACCCAAAAAC GTATGAGCCTAATACAATTGATCTTGCAGATCCCAGTGAATTAGA ATATTGGTTCACTATTTTGTCAGAGCACTTGCCAGATCTTGTGGACAAG GCTGTAGCAAGTGAAGGCAGAACAGATGATGCCAAACGAAGGGGTGATGCATTTGCTCGAGCATTTTCTGCCCACTTGGCACG GTTGATGGAGGAGCCTGCTGCATATGGGAAATTAGGCCTAGCCAATTTATTGGAAATGAGGGAAGAGTGCTTGAGAGAGTTCCAGTTTGTTGATGCCTATAGAAGTATAAAACAGAG GGAAAACGAGGCATCACTTGCTGTTTTACCTGACTTGTTGATGGAGATTGATAGTATGGATGAG GAAACAAGGCTGCTTACTCTGATTGAAGGTGTTCTTGCTGCGAATATTTTTGATTGGGGATCTCGTGCATGTGTGGATCTCTATCATAAAGGAACTATTATTGAAATTTACAGAATGAGTCGCAATAAAATGCAGAGACCTTGGCGG GTGGATGATTTTGATCTCTTCAAAGAGAGAATGTTAGGAACCGGGGACAAGAAAAAGCCCCCTCATAAAAGGGCTTTGCTTTTTGTAGACAATTCAGGTGCTGACATTGTTCTAGGGATGCTTCCCCTGGCAAGGGAGCTCCTCCGTCGTGGAACTGAA GTGGTTCTTGTGGCAAACTCCCTTCCCGCTTTAAATGATGTGACTGCAATGGAGCTTCCTGATATTGTAGCCGAAGCTGCCAAG CACTGCGATACTCTAAGGCGTGCTGCTGAAGCTGGAGGCTTGCTTGTGGATGCAATGATTAACAGCTCACGCAGCTCTAAAGGAAAATCATCTTCTGTTCCGTTGATGGTTGTTGAGAACGGGTGTGGTAGTCCGTGTATAGACTTACGACAAGTCAGTTCCGAGTTGGCTGCTGCAGCCAAAGATGCCGATTTG ATAATCTTGGAAGGGATGGGTAGAGCTCTCCATACTAACCTCAATGCTCGATTTAAGTGTGATGCTTTGAAG CTTGCAATGGTGAAAAATCAGAGATTGGCTGAAAAGTTGTTAAAAGGGAACATATATGACTGTATTTGCAAGTATGAGCCTGCTAGTTGA